The following are encoded in a window of Kitasatospora sp. NBC_01250 genomic DNA:
- a CDS encoding aminotransferase-like domain-containing protein, which translates to MNDSSSSQELAGILAREIEGLPAGTRISTHRELVRRFGVSATTVSQALALLTRRGLIVSRPGAGTYRTESRPVTRVGDTSWQEAALELTNRIDSSAGTPRGFKTPALLGTLSTSGPDVVDLNGGYLHPQLQPLATLGTALSRTARRSEAWDRPPMAGVTELRDWFAADIGGGLGRHDVLVCGAGQSALATTLRALGQPGDPVVIESPTYPGTIAAAHAAGLRTIPVPLDHEGIRPDYLDEALTRTRARLVIVQPLFQNPTGASLSVGRQQEIRAIARRHGVFVVEDDFARHMAHADAGPPPLPMIADDPDGTVVHIRSLTKVTSPNLRVGALAARGPVMARLRSAHVIDTMFVPAPLQYTALDVVTAPGWKRALATLGSALEHRRKVAVEAVSATFGPQSLAVVPHGGYHLWVALPGHLDGGQLAAAALACGVSLTPGDNYYPTDSSAPHVRISYVAAPSAADVDDAVRRLAAVVAEQ; encoded by the coding sequence ATGAATGACAGTAGCAGTTCGCAGGAGCTGGCCGGCATCCTCGCCCGCGAGATCGAGGGGCTACCGGCCGGGACCCGCATCTCGACGCACCGCGAGCTGGTGCGCCGGTTCGGGGTGAGCGCTACTACGGTTTCCCAGGCGCTGGCCCTGCTGACCCGGCGCGGGCTGATCGTCTCCCGTCCGGGCGCCGGCACCTACCGCACCGAGTCGCGTCCGGTGACCCGGGTCGGGGACACCTCCTGGCAGGAGGCGGCCCTGGAGCTGACCAACCGCATCGACTCCTCGGCCGGCACCCCGCGCGGCTTCAAGACGCCCGCGCTGCTCGGGACGCTCTCGACCTCGGGGCCGGACGTCGTCGATCTCAACGGCGGCTACCTGCACCCCCAGCTCCAGCCGCTCGCCACCCTCGGTACCGCGCTGTCGCGCACCGCGCGCCGCTCGGAGGCGTGGGACCGCCCGCCCATGGCAGGGGTGACCGAGCTGCGCGACTGGTTCGCCGCCGACATCGGCGGCGGGCTCGGCCGCCACGACGTCCTGGTGTGCGGCGCGGGACAGAGCGCGCTGGCGACCACCCTGCGCGCGCTCGGCCAGCCGGGCGACCCGGTCGTCATCGAGTCGCCGACCTACCCGGGCACGATCGCGGCGGCGCACGCCGCGGGACTGCGCACGATCCCGGTCCCGCTCGACCACGAGGGGATCCGGCCCGACTACCTCGACGAGGCGCTCACCCGCACCCGGGCGCGTCTGGTCATCGTCCAGCCGCTGTTCCAGAACCCGACCGGCGCGAGCCTCTCGGTGGGCCGGCAGCAGGAGATCCGCGCCATCGCGCGCCGGCACGGGGTCTTCGTCGTCGAGGACGACTTCGCCCGCCACATGGCGCACGCGGACGCCGGGCCGCCCCCGCTGCCGATGATCGCCGACGACCCGGACGGCACGGTCGTGCACATCCGCTCGCTGACCAAGGTGACCTCGCCGAACCTGCGGGTCGGTGCGCTGGCGGCCCGCGGCCCGGTGATGGCCAGGCTGCGCTCCGCCCATGTCATCGACACCATGTTCGTCCCCGCACCACTGCAGTACACCGCGCTCGACGTGGTGACCGCGCCCGGGTGGAAACGCGCGCTGGCCACGCTCGGATCGGCCCTGGAACACCGGCGAAAGGTTGCAGTCGAAGCGGTTTCGGCGACGTTCGGCCCGCAGTCCCTCGCCGTTGTTCCGCACGGCGGCTATCACCTCTGGGTGGCGCTGCCGGGCCACCTGGACGGCGGGCAGCTGGCGGCGGCGGCACTGGCCTGCGGCGTCTCCCTCACCCCGGGGGACAACTACTACCCCACGGACAGCAGTGCGCCACACGTGCGGATCAGCTACGTGGCGGCGCCTTCGGCCGCCGACGTCGACGACGCCGTGCGCCGCCTCGCCGCCGTCGTCGCGGAGCAGTGA
- a CDS encoding DUF3592 domain-containing protein, with protein sequence MTTTEDERPATPEDRRPTGTAAGALADQPHQADQPHPADRARRWTRGAVRTLQRLAGAAVLAGTLLTAFTPWGSETWYAGWVGAGFAAAVMAVTAAVRPFLREGGGSGRIAGPLLTHALMALLLAVFCGLFAFGLSGWLHEHDRDRRATLRVPATVTDCTSGPDSGFDCRYHWSVDGRDYSTREGASDQWPDGHRVNVRIDPVHPQRSPVTDGAYGMLWIAVVMGAVGGPLACVLWWVVEGAMDD encoded by the coding sequence GTGACCACGACTGAGGACGAGCGACCCGCCACTCCCGAGGACCGGCGGCCCACCGGTACGGCTGCCGGGGCCCTGGCCGACCAGCCGCACCAGGCCGACCAGCCGCACCCGGCCGACCGGGCGCGCCGGTGGACGCGCGGCGCCGTGCGCACGCTCCAACGCCTGGCCGGCGCCGCCGTGTTGGCCGGCACCCTGCTGACGGCGTTCACACCGTGGGGGTCGGAGACCTGGTACGCCGGCTGGGTCGGCGCCGGCTTCGCAGCGGCGGTCATGGCGGTGACCGCGGCGGTGCGCCCGTTCCTGCGCGAGGGCGGGGGCTCCGGCCGGATCGCCGGCCCGCTGCTCACCCACGCGCTGATGGCCCTGCTGCTCGCCGTCTTCTGCGGCCTGTTCGCCTTCGGCCTCAGCGGCTGGCTCCACGAGCACGACCGCGACCGGCGGGCCACGTTGCGGGTGCCGGCCACCGTCACCGACTGCACCAGCGGCCCCGACAGCGGGTTCGACTGCCGCTACCACTGGTCGGTGGACGGGCGGGACTACAGCACCCGGGAGGGGGCCTCCGACCAGTGGCCCGACGGCCACCGGGTGAACGTGCGGATCGATCCCGTTCACCCGCAGCGGTCGCCCGTGACCGATGGGGCCTACGGGATGCTGTGGATCGCGGTGGTCATGGGCGCGGTCGGCGGCCCGCTGGCCTGCGTCCTGTGGTGGGTCGTGGAGGGTGCCATGGACGACTGA
- a CDS encoding DMT family transporter has product MKTDRSAIAPAAVSPLPQTVSPLSKGTVFALLGVLSFSFSFPGTVWALDGFGPWSAAGVRGVLAAVIAISALVATRAPIPARADWPALAVVGGGCAIGFPLLTTLALQTSSTADSAVVIGALPMATATIAALRTRRYPSKKFWIAAGVGAVTVIAFALSQNHGEPTVADLYLFAALLVCAAGYAEGGRLSARMGGWRVIAWGVVAAAPVNLVVAAWALPHEPVHLTAKAIAGMAYIAGISQFGGFVVWYQGMGLIGVARASQLQLAQPLLTLVWAVLLLGEHVSPAVPLTAVVVLTCIVVTQRARAS; this is encoded by the coding sequence ATGAAGACAGATCGTAGCGCTATCGCCCCGGCCGCAGTATCGCCACTGCCGCAGACCGTGTCGCCGCTGTCGAAGGGCACAGTGTTCGCCCTGCTCGGCGTGCTGAGCTTCTCCTTCAGCTTTCCCGGCACGGTGTGGGCACTGGACGGGTTCGGCCCCTGGAGCGCCGCCGGTGTCCGTGGCGTGCTGGCCGCCGTCATCGCGATCTCCGCACTCGTCGCCACCCGGGCACCGATCCCGGCGCGCGCCGACTGGCCCGCCCTCGCGGTGGTCGGCGGCGGCTGCGCGATCGGATTCCCGCTGCTCACCACGCTCGCCCTGCAGACCTCCTCCACCGCGGACTCGGCGGTCGTCATCGGCGCGCTGCCGATGGCCACCGCGACCATCGCGGCGCTGCGCACCCGGCGCTATCCCTCGAAGAAGTTCTGGATAGCGGCCGGCGTCGGTGCGGTCACCGTCATCGCCTTCGCCCTCTCGCAGAACCACGGCGAGCCGACGGTCGCGGACCTCTACCTCTTCGCCGCGCTGCTGGTCTGCGCGGCCGGCTACGCCGAGGGCGGGCGGCTCTCGGCCCGCATGGGGGGCTGGCGCGTGATCGCCTGGGGCGTGGTGGCCGCCGCTCCCGTCAACCTCGTGGTGGCCGCCTGGGCGCTGCCGCACGAGCCGGTGCACCTGACGGCGAAGGCGATCGCCGGCATGGCCTACATCGCCGGCATCTCGCAGTTCGGCGGATTCGTCGTCTGGTACCAGGGCATGGGCCTGATCGGCGTCGCCCGGGCCAGCCAACTCCAGCTGGCGCAGCCGCTGTTGACGCTGGTCTGGGCCGTGCTGCTGCTCGGCGAGCATGTCAGCCCGGCCGTGCCGCTGACCGCGGTGGTCGTGCTCACCTGCATCGTGGTCACCCAACGCGCCCGGGCGTCCTAG
- a CDS encoding GNAT family N-acetyltransferase — MLIELIGTPRLRLRRFDAADAPALAAYRSDPEIARYQGWSAPVDPATAAELVRTFAEGDPDRAGWFQYAVELRATGELVGDLGVCLAENLRQAELGVTFAAGHQGHGYATEAVRAVLSDLFERRGLHRVSAECDARNLGSARLLERVGLRREGLRPGHTWIKGEWTDDLLFGLLGEDWTPQPPTPQP; from the coding sequence ATGTTGATCGAGCTGATCGGGACGCCCCGCCTCCGGCTGCGCCGCTTCGACGCCGCGGATGCCCCCGCGCTGGCCGCCTACCGGTCCGACCCGGAGATCGCCCGCTACCAGGGCTGGAGCGCGCCCGTCGACCCGGCGACCGCGGCCGAGCTGGTCCGCACGTTCGCCGAGGGAGACCCCGATCGGGCCGGCTGGTTCCAGTACGCCGTGGAGCTGCGGGCCACCGGGGAGCTCGTCGGCGACCTGGGGGTGTGCCTGGCGGAGAACCTGCGCCAGGCCGAGCTCGGCGTCACCTTCGCCGCCGGGCACCAGGGGCACGGCTACGCCACCGAGGCGGTCCGCGCGGTGCTGTCGGACCTGTTCGAACGGCGCGGCCTGCACCGGGTCTCGGCCGAGTGCGACGCCCGCAACCTCGGCTCGGCCCGGCTGCTGGAGCGGGTCGGCCTCCGTCGCGAGGGGCTGCGTCCGGGCCACACCTGGATCAAGGGTGAATGGACCGACGATCTGCTCTTCGGCCTGCTCGGCGAGGACTGGACCCCGCAGCCGCCGACTCCGCAGCCGTAA
- a CDS encoding YqcI/YcgG family protein: MEKSEKHSIIIPQAQVGAVGADWHREVLRDVESRLADPGFPCVFSRNAFRKQLLRFVFVENTARGGLQHLADGLAEYVELSRAWDGSLDTSYPLIAAFLPDAVAARSVEEYHAFGWRVLQELHEIDPAPWPAEVGTDPHSDSWSMCFNGMPLFCNMSSPAHQVRRSRNLGDHFILVINPRERFDIFAGDTPSGRKVRSNIRRRIARYDGAAHSWQLGSYGAGGVEWLQYGLIEENAERTDKCPFLSREP; encoded by the coding sequence TTGGAGAAGTCAGAGAAGCACTCGATCATCATCCCTCAAGCACAGGTCGGCGCCGTCGGTGCCGACTGGCACCGCGAAGTCCTGCGCGACGTCGAATCCAGGCTGGCCGATCCCGGTTTTCCCTGCGTCTTCTCGCGGAACGCATTCCGAAAACAGTTGCTGAGATTCGTCTTCGTGGAGAACACCGCCCGAGGCGGCCTCCAGCACCTGGCGGACGGCCTCGCGGAGTACGTCGAACTGTCCAGAGCCTGGGACGGCAGCCTGGACACCTCATATCCACTGATCGCCGCATTCTTGCCGGACGCCGTGGCGGCCCGGTCCGTCGAGGAGTACCACGCCTTCGGCTGGCGGGTCCTCCAGGAGCTGCACGAGATCGACCCCGCACCCTGGCCGGCCGAAGTCGGCACGGATCCGCATTCCGACTCCTGGTCGATGTGTTTCAACGGCATGCCGCTGTTCTGCAACATGAGCAGCCCCGCGCACCAGGTGCGCCGCAGCCGGAATCTGGGTGACCACTTCATTCTCGTCATCAACCCGCGCGAACGGTTCGACATCTTCGCGGGCGACACCCCGAGCGGCCGCAAGGTCCGCTCGAACATCCGCAGGAGAATCGCCCGCTACGACGGCGCCGCGCACTCCTGGCAACTGGGCTCCTACGGCGCCGGCGGCGTCGAATGGCTCCAGTACGGTCTGATCGAGGAGAACGCCGAGCGGACCGACAAATGCCCTTTCCTGTCCCGCGAGCCCTGA
- the acs gene encoding acetate--CoA ligase, translating to MNDQTLSNLSREERRFPPPAEIAATANATAGTVRAARQDRLAFWAAQAGRLSWAEPWTQVLDWSQAPFARWFVGGRLNVAHNCVDRHVEAGHGDKVAFYWEGEPGDTRTITYADLQDLVCRAANALTELGVQAGDRVAIYMPMIPETAVAMLACARIGAPHTVVFGGFSADALKGRILDCDARVVITADGGYRKGTAAALKPAVDQAVADCPQVRNVVVVRRTGQDVPFTPGRDLWWHELVDRQSPRHEAQPFDAEHPLYIMYTSGTTAKPKGILHTSGGYLTQVAWTHWAVFDLKPEQDVFWTAADIGWVTGHSYIVYGPLANGATSVMYEGTPDTPHQGRWWEIVEKYRVSILYCAPTAIRTFMKWGGQVPERFDLTSLRIIGSVGEPINPEAWIWYRHNIGGDRCPVVDTWWQTETGAQMISPLPGLSTCKPGSALGPLPGIGAEVVDGQGTPVPNGAGGYLVLTEPWPAMLRTVWGDRQRYLDTYWSQFPGLYFAGDGAKKDEDGDIWLLGRVDDVMNVSGHRISTTEVESALVSHPKVAEAAVVGATDATTGQGIVAFVILRADAGDGGQGLADDLRAHVTTEIGPIARPREILVVPELPKTRSGKIMRRLLRDVAEHRSLGDVTTLTDSSVMQLIKDQLPTAGRSGDGAPAEAGE from the coding sequence GCGGCGCGGCAGGACCGGCTCGCGTTCTGGGCCGCCCAGGCGGGCCGGCTGAGCTGGGCCGAGCCCTGGACCCAGGTGCTGGACTGGTCGCAGGCGCCGTTCGCCCGCTGGTTCGTCGGCGGCCGCCTCAACGTCGCCCACAACTGCGTGGACCGGCACGTCGAGGCCGGACACGGCGACAAGGTCGCCTTCTACTGGGAGGGCGAGCCGGGCGACACCCGGACGATCACCTACGCGGACCTCCAGGACCTGGTCTGCCGGGCGGCGAACGCGCTGACCGAGCTGGGCGTGCAGGCCGGCGACCGGGTCGCCATCTACATGCCGATGATCCCCGAGACCGCCGTCGCGATGCTCGCCTGCGCCCGGATCGGGGCGCCGCACACGGTCGTCTTCGGCGGCTTCTCGGCCGACGCGCTCAAGGGACGCATCCTGGACTGCGACGCCCGGGTCGTGATCACCGCCGACGGCGGCTACCGCAAGGGCACCGCCGCCGCGCTCAAGCCCGCCGTCGACCAGGCCGTGGCCGACTGCCCGCAGGTGCGCAACGTGGTCGTGGTCCGGCGCACCGGCCAGGACGTGCCGTTCACGCCGGGCCGGGACCTGTGGTGGCACGAGCTGGTGGACCGGCAGTCGCCGCGGCACGAGGCGCAGCCGTTCGACGCCGAGCACCCGCTGTACATCATGTACACCTCGGGGACCACCGCGAAGCCCAAGGGCATCCTGCACACCAGCGGCGGCTACCTGACCCAGGTGGCCTGGACGCACTGGGCCGTCTTCGACCTCAAGCCCGAGCAGGACGTCTTCTGGACGGCCGCCGACATCGGCTGGGTGACCGGCCACTCGTACATCGTCTATGGCCCGCTGGCGAACGGCGCCACCTCGGTGATGTACGAGGGCACGCCCGACACCCCGCACCAGGGCCGCTGGTGGGAGATCGTCGAGAAGTACCGGGTCAGCATCCTCTACTGCGCCCCGACCGCGATCCGCACCTTCATGAAGTGGGGCGGGCAGGTGCCGGAGCGCTTCGACCTGACCAGCCTGCGGATCATCGGCTCGGTCGGTGAGCCGATCAACCCGGAGGCCTGGATCTGGTACCGGCACAACATCGGCGGCGACCGGTGCCCCGTGGTGGACACCTGGTGGCAGACCGAGACCGGCGCCCAGATGATCAGCCCGCTGCCGGGACTGAGCACCTGCAAGCCCGGCTCGGCGCTGGGCCCGCTGCCCGGCATCGGCGCCGAGGTGGTCGACGGGCAGGGCACCCCGGTGCCCAACGGCGCGGGCGGCTACCTGGTGCTCACCGAGCCGTGGCCGGCGATGCTGCGCACCGTCTGGGGCGACCGGCAGCGCTACCTCGACACCTACTGGTCGCAGTTCCCCGGGCTGTACTTCGCGGGCGACGGCGCGAAGAAGGACGAGGACGGCGACATCTGGCTGCTCGGCCGGGTGGACGACGTGATGAACGTGTCCGGCCACCGGATCTCCACCACCGAGGTCGAGTCGGCGCTGGTCTCGCACCCGAAGGTGGCCGAGGCGGCGGTGGTCGGCGCGACGGACGCGACGACCGGGCAGGGCATCGTCGCCTTCGTCATCCTGCGGGCCGATGCGGGGGACGGCGGCCAGGGCCTGGCCGACGACCTGCGCGCGCACGTCACCACCGAGATCGGCCCGATCGCCCGGCCCCGCGAGATCCTCGTGGTCCCCGAGCTGCCGAAGACCCGCTCCGGGAAGATCATGCGCCGACTGCTGCGCGACGTCGCCGAACACCGCAGCCTCGGGGACGTCACCACGCTCACCGACAGCTCGGTCATGCAGCTGATCAAGGACCAGTTGCCCACCGCCGGTCGCAGCGGCGACGGGGCGCCGGCAGAGGCGGGGGAGTAG
- the cysK gene encoding cysteine synthase A — protein sequence MPLYDSITDTIGRTPIVRLHRLAPAHTTVYVKVESFNPGGSVKDRLALAVILDAEAKGLLKPGDTIAECTSGNVGIALAMVAAARGYKFVAVMSDTYSMERRKLIRAYGGKVILFPGALGSSGGNKIADELAERHGWFRARQFDNPANPAYHRETTAAEILSDFAGKRLDYFVTGFGTSGTLTGVGQMLKRARPEVRVIAAEPDNAAVLSGQGWNVHRIQGWAPDFVPSVLDQSVIDELLTVDEVLGRDTARRLAAEEGIFAGISAGATLATALRVAEGAPQGSVLLAMLPDTGERYLSTFLLEGMNEGSDDEWLAALDSGSGGA from the coding sequence ATGCCGCTCTACGACAGCATCACCGACACGATCGGCCGCACGCCCATCGTCAGACTGCACCGGCTCGCCCCCGCGCACACCACGGTCTACGTGAAGGTGGAGTCCTTCAACCCCGGCGGCTCGGTCAAGGACCGCCTGGCGCTGGCCGTCATCCTGGACGCCGAGGCGAAGGGCCTGCTGAAGCCCGGTGACACGATCGCCGAGTGCACCTCCGGCAACGTCGGCATCGCGCTGGCGATGGTGGCGGCGGCCCGCGGCTACAAGTTCGTCGCGGTGATGTCGGACACCTACTCGATGGAGCGGCGCAAGCTGATCCGCGCCTACGGCGGCAAGGTCATCCTGTTCCCCGGCGCGCTGGGCAGCAGTGGCGGCAACAAGATCGCCGACGAGCTCGCGGAGCGACACGGCTGGTTCCGGGCCCGGCAGTTCGACAACCCGGCCAACCCCGCCTACCACCGCGAGACCACGGCGGCGGAGATCCTCAGCGACTTCGCCGGCAAGCGGCTGGACTACTTCGTCACCGGCTTCGGCACCAGCGGCACCCTGACCGGCGTCGGCCAGATGCTCAAGCGCGCGCGTCCCGAGGTGCGGGTGATCGCCGCCGAGCCGGACAACGCCGCGGTGCTCTCCGGCCAGGGGTGGAACGTGCACCGGATCCAGGGCTGGGCCCCCGACTTCGTGCCCAGCGTGCTCGACCAGAGCGTCATCGACGAGCTGCTGACCGTCGACGAGGTGCTCGGGCGCGACACCGCGCGCCGCCTGGCCGCCGAGGAGGGCATCTTCGCCGGCATCTCGGCCGGCGCCACCCTGGCGACGGCGCTGCGCGTGGCCGAGGGCGCGCCGCAGGGCTCGGTGCTGCTCGCGATGCTGCCGGACACCGGCGAGCGCTACCTGTCCACCTTCCTGCTCGAAGGGATGAACGAGGGCTCGGACGACGAATGGCTGGCGGCGCTGGACAGCGGTTCCGGCGGCGCCTGA
- a CDS encoding arginase family protein produces the protein MIDLIVTQGRVADREARLIEGAARVARALEQRYPVTGRAIGEPAPAAADDWTVSLPQARETLVGLGQAVTESLTGGRLPVLVSNTCSASLATLPVVARERPEAVVLYIDGHGDFNTPETTDTGYLGGMVLSGACGLWDSGHGAGLRTEQAVLVGARDIDEPERELLRKHGVRVIPPKEASAQNILAAVGGAPVWVHIDWDVLEPGYVPADYKVPDGMLPTQIRALFEAIPPAQLVGVEVAEFNAPQDDDISAHAVSVILDMIAPVFETATAQAG, from the coding sequence ATGATTGACCTCATCGTCACGCAGGGCCGGGTCGCGGACCGGGAAGCCCGACTGATCGAGGGCGCGGCCCGCGTCGCGCGGGCCCTGGAACAGCGCTATCCGGTCACCGGCCGTGCCATCGGCGAGCCCGCGCCGGCCGCCGCCGACGACTGGACCGTCAGCCTGCCCCAGGCCAGGGAGACCCTGGTGGGGCTCGGGCAGGCGGTCACCGAGAGCCTGACCGGCGGCCGGCTCCCGGTCCTGGTCTCCAACACCTGCTCGGCGAGCCTGGCCACCCTGCCGGTGGTGGCGCGGGAGCGGCCGGAGGCCGTGGTGCTGTACATCGACGGGCACGGCGACTTCAACACGCCGGAGACGACCGACACGGGCTACCTCGGCGGCATGGTGCTCTCCGGCGCGTGCGGGCTCTGGGACAGCGGTCACGGCGCCGGACTGCGCACCGAGCAGGCCGTCCTGGTCGGCGCCCGCGACATCGACGAGCCCGAGCGCGAGCTGCTGCGGAAGCACGGCGTGCGGGTCATCCCGCCCAAGGAGGCGTCGGCGCAGAACATCCTGGCCGCCGTGGGCGGTGCGCCGGTATGGGTGCACATCGACTGGGACGTGCTGGAGCCGGGCTACGTGCCGGCCGACTACAAGGTCCCGGACGGGATGCTGCCCACCCAGATCCGGGCCCTGTTCGAGGCGATCCCGCCGGCGCAGCTCGTCGGCGTGGAGGTGGCGGAGTTCAACGCCCCGCAGGACGACGACATCAGCGCCCACGCGGTCTCCGTCATCCTCGACATGATCGCCCCGGTCTTCGAGACCGCGACCGCGCAGGCCGGCTAG
- a CDS encoding RICIN domain-containing protein: protein MTLAALLAGAPIAAARTGAAGHATTHATTHATTQQTFLTFYGWWDNTPPGGAISYPTLHSTAGGTGTYADPITFASDKAEIAPGTRIWVPRVGKYFVMEDGCEECSADWSGKGPNGGPKLAHFDLWLGGKGGSPMKAIECENALTDYTADNTPSMEPVVIDPPSGEPYDSAPIFNTATGGCYGGAKPTVTVGPYKNASTATCIDDPHNSASSGVRLGMAPCSGAAEQQFSFDGTFLQRNGLCADMSGGSLLLKPCTGGPTQQWSANPSGTISDIQTGKKCFRASGATLTAGSCSGTPARWTVPTAKSPARR from the coding sequence ATGACCCTCGCAGCTCTGCTGGCCGGAGCGCCGATCGCCGCGGCCCGCACCGGCGCCGCCGGTCACGCCACGACGCACGCCACGACGCACGCCACGACCCAGCAGACCTTCCTGACCTTCTACGGCTGGTGGGACAACACGCCGCCGGGCGGCGCCATCTCCTACCCCACGCTGCACAGCACCGCCGGCGGCACCGGCACCTACGCCGACCCGATCACCTTCGCCAGCGACAAGGCCGAGATCGCGCCGGGCACCAGGATCTGGGTCCCGCGGGTCGGGAAGTACTTCGTCATGGAGGACGGCTGCGAGGAGTGCAGCGCCGACTGGAGCGGCAAGGGCCCCAACGGCGGGCCGAAGCTCGCCCACTTCGACCTCTGGCTCGGCGGCAAGGGCGGAAGTCCGATGAAGGCCATCGAGTGCGAGAACGCGCTGACCGACTACACCGCGGACAACACCCCGTCGATGGAGCCGGTGGTCATTGATCCGCCCTCGGGCGAGCCGTACGACTCCGCCCCGATCTTCAACACCGCGACCGGCGGCTGCTACGGCGGCGCCAAACCGACCGTCACCGTGGGCCCGTACAAGAACGCCTCGACGGCCACCTGCATCGACGACCCGCACAACAGCGCGAGCAGCGGCGTGCGGCTGGGGATGGCCCCCTGCTCCGGCGCAGCCGAGCAGCAGTTCAGCTTCGACGGCACCTTCCTGCAGCGCAACGGGCTGTGCGCCGACATGTCCGGCGGCAGCCTGCTGCTCAAGCCCTGCACCGGCGGACCGACCCAGCAGTGGTCGGCCAATCCCAGCGGGACCATCTCGGACATCCAGACCGGCAAGAAGTGCTTCCGCGCCTCCGGCGCCACGCTGACCGCCGGCAGTTGCTCGGGAACGCCCGCCCGGTGGACCGTCCCGACGGCGAAGTCGCCGGCCCGACGGTGA
- a CDS encoding sugar porter family MFS transporter — protein MTTSADIRSGAHGAHGAPGVRRQRVSLVCGAAAMAGFLFGYDSAVVNGAITAIQRHFHAGTAAIGLTVSAALLGAAAGAWTGGALADRLGRLRVMQIAAVLFVISAAGSLFPFALWDLALWRVLGGIAIGIASVIAPTYITEIAPPDRRGRYGSFQQLAIVLGICCSQLVDYALTCAAGGDTTGGLGGLPAWRWMLGICAVPALAYLVLTLRIPESPRWLAARGRVAEAAAVLARLEGGEQAVDRIEDIRASLRRSAATRPRLRDLCGGRFGLLPLVWLGIGLSVLSQFVGINVIVYYASVLWQSTGISQSDSLLISLSTSVTNIVGTLIAVALVDRVGRKPLIVAGSVGMTVSLAAVAWAFSGGSGSGGHLALPALQGTVALVAAHAFVLCFAFSWGAVLWVLLGELFPNRLRALALAVAVLFQWLANWAVTVSFPLMAQWNLTASYIVYAAFAALSVPFAVRFLKETRGRRLEELEESVGESGEPWRAPRQRPGNS, from the coding sequence ATGACGACCTCGGCCGACATCCGTTCCGGTGCCCACGGTGCCCACGGCGCCCCGGGGGTCCGGAGGCAGCGGGTCTCGCTGGTCTGCGGTGCGGCCGCGATGGCGGGTTTCCTCTTCGGATACGACAGCGCGGTCGTCAACGGCGCGATCACCGCGATCCAACGCCACTTCCACGCCGGGACCGCCGCGATCGGCCTGACGGTCTCCGCCGCCCTGCTCGGCGCGGCGGCGGGCGCCTGGACGGGCGGGGCGCTGGCGGACCGGCTGGGGCGCCTGCGGGTCATGCAGATCGCGGCGGTGCTGTTCGTGATCAGCGCCGCCGGTTCGCTGTTCCCCTTCGCCCTGTGGGACCTGGCCCTGTGGCGGGTGCTGGGCGGGATCGCGATCGGCATCGCCTCGGTGATCGCCCCGACCTACATCACCGAGATCGCCCCGCCCGACCGACGCGGACGCTACGGCTCCTTCCAGCAGTTGGCGATCGTGCTGGGCATCTGCTGCTCCCAGCTGGTCGACTACGCCCTGACCTGCGCGGCCGGCGGCGACACCACCGGCGGGCTGGGCGGCCTGCCGGCCTGGCGGTGGATGCTGGGCATCTGCGCCGTGCCGGCGCTGGCCTACCTCGTCCTGACGCTGCGGATCCCGGAGTCCCCCCGGTGGCTGGCGGCCCGCGGTCGGGTGGCGGAGGCTGCGGCCGTGCTGGCCCGGCTGGAGGGCGGCGAGCAGGCGGTGGACCGGATCGAGGACATCCGCGCCTCGCTCCGCCGCTCCGCTGCCACCCGCCCGCGGCTGCGCGACCTGTGCGGCGGGCGCTTCGGCCTGCTGCCGCTGGTGTGGCTGGGGATCGGGCTGTCGGTGCTCTCGCAGTTCGTCGGCATCAATGTGATCGTCTACTACGCCTCGGTGCTGTGGCAGTCGACCGGCATCAGTCAGAGCGACTCCCTGCTGATCAGCCTGTCGACGTCCGTCACCAACATCGTGGGCACCCTGATCGCCGTCGCGTTGGTCGACCGGGTCGGCCGCAAGCCGCTGATCGTCGCGGGCTCGGTCGGCATGACCGTCTCGCTCGCCGCGGTCGCCTGGGCGTTCAGCGGCGGCAGCGGATCGGGTGGCCACCTGGCCCTGCCGGCGCTGCAGGGCACGGTGGCGCTGGTGGCCGCCCACGCGTTCGTGCTGTGCTTCGCCTTCTCCTGGGGCGCGGTGCTATGGGTCCTGCTCGGCGAACTGTTCCCCAACCGGCTCCGCGCCCTGGCCCTGGCCGTGGCGGTGCTGTTCCAGTGGCTGGCCAACTGGGCCGTCACCGTGAGCTTCCCGTTGATGGCGCAGTGGAACCTGACGGCGTCCTACATCGTCTACGCCGCCTTCGCCGCGCTCTCCGTCCCCTTCGCGGTCAGGTTCCTCAAGGAGACGAGGGGCCGCAGGCTGGAGGAACTGGAAGAGTCGGTGGGGGAGTCGGGGGAGCCCTGGCGGGCACCCCGCCAGCGACCGGGCAACTCCTAG